The following are encoded in a window of Lates calcarifer isolate ASB-BC8 linkage group LG20, TLL_Latcal_v3, whole genome shotgun sequence genomic DNA:
- the thap12a gene encoding THAP domain containing 12a isoform X1: MQNHCAVPNCTSVISDPQPLFRFPHDPERSKKWVEKCQRKDLIDKSPDQLHRYYRLCGKHFETSLIDCDAQSTVLKDDAVPTIFDMPSQPQNGQVKRSKETTKDDEAESRGRKKIKKSQADKAKEDVKTVPEEDEYREYLKSLFEVLVLLGEQSIPPAGPGDRKQDDLGSSNFQALLEYRMNCGDEVLKKRYDVNKECCSSAQLSQLIEVCEKCIRSKLVEEVKQNGFFSLLTDDLLKISGEWHLPVFVRFVDQSNYQRERFFGFLRFEGDGDALAETLLSEMTDKWGLDMEQCRGQAHSCSGIHFDKIKTFSAKLMERYPMAVLTLRSTRTLNMSLANGMALSGVQLVMSTFKKIESFFSQSHLLQLELEHAILIFYPDKEEKANELKEICHTSWTSRHDAFEVAVDILEALLLCVDSVHDNEDMRWNDQVTHDALEISKALADFEFVMALVVLKNAMTLTRAFGKNVQGKAPDVHFAATSLKAVLHSLKEVSDNIDVYHEFWNDEAVNLATAMEIPVKVPRSFLRKHQSESGAIRPESYYKDHLSVPVVNHIIKEINELFCENHLKSLRCLSLVPAVIEQHKSTEPEEDSIQVYKNDIPNAGTLSAELHCWWVKWSKKGKGETFPSNLHETLQLADVKFFPNMLAVLRLIGILPTLALEDSCNVAYKRFKMYMENTPDKFKSKSLALLNMNYDVGYDLDSMVEVYMNTYPEREEVM; the protein is encoded by the exons ATGCAGAATCACTGTGCTGTACCGAACTGCACTAGTGTCATATCTGACCCTCAGCCACTCTTCAGGTTTCCTCATGATCCAGAAAG GTCCAAGAAGTGGGTTGAAAAATGCCAGAGGAAAGACCTCATAGACAAATCACCTGACCAGTTGCACAGATACTACAGACTGTGTGGAAAGCATTTTGAAACATCTTTGATCGATTGT GATGCTCAGAGTACAGTGTTGAAGGATGATGCCGTACCAACTATCTTTGACATGCCAAGCCAACCTCAAAATGGGCAGGTGAAGCGCAGTAAAGAGACG acCAAAGATGATGAAGCAGAGAGTAGAGGGAGAAAAA AAATCAAGAAGTCCCAAGCAGACAAAGCAAAGGAAGATGTCAAGACAGTTCCAGAGGAAGATGAATACAGAGAGTATCTCAAATCATTATTTGAAGTTCTTGTACTGTTGGGAGAGCAAAGCATTCCTCCTGCAGGGCCTggtgacaggaaacaggatgATCTTGGATCAAGCAACTTTCAGGCGTTGTTAGAATATCGCATGAATTGTGGAGATGAGGTCCTAAAGAAGAGGTATGATGTGAATAAGGAGTGTTGCTCCTCAGCTCAGCTGAGTCAGTTGATTGAGGTATGTGAGAAATGCATCCGTAGTAAGCTGGTGGAGGAAGTCAAACAAAATGGCTTTTTCTCATTACTTACTGATGATTTACTGAAGATTTCAGGAGAATGGCACCTCCCTGTCTTTGTCCGTTTTGTGGACCAGTCTAACTACCAGCGGGAGAGGTTTTTTGGATTCTTGAGATTTGAAGGAGATGGGGATGCACTGGCAGAAACACTGCTGTCTGAAATGACTGACAAATGGGGCTTGGATATGGAACAATGTAGAGGTCAAGCTCATTCCTGCTCTGGGATAcattttgataaaataaaaacattttctgccaAACTTATGGAGAGGTATCCAATGGCAGTGCTTACACTGAGATCTACTCGTACACTGAATATGTCATTGGCCAATGGTATGGCTTTGTCAGGGGTTCAGCTCGTCATGTCTACCTTTAAGAAGATTGAGTCCTTCTTCAGTCAGTCTCATTTACTGCAGTTGGAGTTGGAGCAtgccattttgattttttatccagacaaagaggagaaagcCAATGAACTGAAGGAGATCTGTCATACCAGCTGGACAAGCCGGCATGATGCATTTGAGGTGGCAGTGGACATCTTAGAGGCACTACTACTCTGTGTAGACAGTGTGCATGACAACGAAGACATGAGGTGGAATGATCAAGTCACACACGATGCCTTGGAGATTTCAAAAGCACTAGCTGATTTTGAGTTCGTCATGGCGTTGGTTGTTCTGAAAAATGCAATGACACTTACTCGAGCATTTGGGAAGAATGTTCAAGGGAAAGCACCAGATGTCCATTTTGCTGCAACCAGTTTAAAAGCTGTATTGCACTCCCTGAAggaagtgtctgacaacattgaTGTGTATCATGAGTTCTGGAATGATGAAGCCGTTAACCTAGCCACTGCGATGGAGATCCCAGTTAAGGTTCCTCGGTCATTCTTGAGAAAGCATCAGTCAGAATCTGGAGCCATTCGGCCAGAGAGTTACTACAAGGACCACCTGTCTGTTCCTGTGGTGAACCACATtatcaaagaaataaatgagcTCTTCTGTGAGAACCACCTGAAGTCTCTGAGGTGTCTGTCACTGGTCCCTGCTGTCATAGAGCAGCATAAGTCTACCGAACCTGAAGAGGACAGCATACAGGTGTATAAAAATGACATCCCCAATGCAGGAACCCTCTCTGCCGAGCTGCACTGTTGGTGGGTTAAATGGAGCAAAAAGGGAAAAGGTGAGACTTTTCCCTCCAATCTCCATGAAACACTTCAGCTAGCCGATGTGAAGTTCTTCCCAAACATGCTTGCTGTCCTGAGACTGATCGGTATCCTGCCTACCTTGGCTCTGGAGGACAGCTGCAATGTGGCGTATAAGCGCTTCAAGATGTACATGGAGAACACGCCTGACAAATTCAAATCAAAGAGTCTTGCTCTTTTGAACATGAACTATGATGTTGGGTACGATCTGGATTCAATGGTTGAGGTCTACATGAACACATATCCTGAAAGGGAGGAGGTGATGTGA
- the thap12a gene encoding THAP domain containing 12a isoform X2, with translation MLTQMLMQTGSSAATKSKKWVEKCQRKDLIDKSPDQLHRYYRLCGKHFETSLIDCDAQSTVLKDDAVPTIFDMPSQPQNGQVKRSKETTKDDEAESRGRKKIKKSQADKAKEDVKTVPEEDEYREYLKSLFEVLVLLGEQSIPPAGPGDRKQDDLGSSNFQALLEYRMNCGDEVLKKRYDVNKECCSSAQLSQLIEVCEKCIRSKLVEEVKQNGFFSLLTDDLLKISGEWHLPVFVRFVDQSNYQRERFFGFLRFEGDGDALAETLLSEMTDKWGLDMEQCRGQAHSCSGIHFDKIKTFSAKLMERYPMAVLTLRSTRTLNMSLANGMALSGVQLVMSTFKKIESFFSQSHLLQLELEHAILIFYPDKEEKANELKEICHTSWTSRHDAFEVAVDILEALLLCVDSVHDNEDMRWNDQVTHDALEISKALADFEFVMALVVLKNAMTLTRAFGKNVQGKAPDVHFAATSLKAVLHSLKEVSDNIDVYHEFWNDEAVNLATAMEIPVKVPRSFLRKHQSESGAIRPESYYKDHLSVPVVNHIIKEINELFCENHLKSLRCLSLVPAVIEQHKSTEPEEDSIQVYKNDIPNAGTLSAELHCWWVKWSKKGKGETFPSNLHETLQLADVKFFPNMLAVLRLIGILPTLALEDSCNVAYKRFKMYMENTPDKFKSKSLALLNMNYDVGYDLDSMVEVYMNTYPEREEVM, from the exons ATGCTAACACAGATGCTAATGCAAACAGGAAGCTCTGCAGCTACCAA GTCCAAGAAGTGGGTTGAAAAATGCCAGAGGAAAGACCTCATAGACAAATCACCTGACCAGTTGCACAGATACTACAGACTGTGTGGAAAGCATTTTGAAACATCTTTGATCGATTGT GATGCTCAGAGTACAGTGTTGAAGGATGATGCCGTACCAACTATCTTTGACATGCCAAGCCAACCTCAAAATGGGCAGGTGAAGCGCAGTAAAGAGACG acCAAAGATGATGAAGCAGAGAGTAGAGGGAGAAAAA AAATCAAGAAGTCCCAAGCAGACAAAGCAAAGGAAGATGTCAAGACAGTTCCAGAGGAAGATGAATACAGAGAGTATCTCAAATCATTATTTGAAGTTCTTGTACTGTTGGGAGAGCAAAGCATTCCTCCTGCAGGGCCTggtgacaggaaacaggatgATCTTGGATCAAGCAACTTTCAGGCGTTGTTAGAATATCGCATGAATTGTGGAGATGAGGTCCTAAAGAAGAGGTATGATGTGAATAAGGAGTGTTGCTCCTCAGCTCAGCTGAGTCAGTTGATTGAGGTATGTGAGAAATGCATCCGTAGTAAGCTGGTGGAGGAAGTCAAACAAAATGGCTTTTTCTCATTACTTACTGATGATTTACTGAAGATTTCAGGAGAATGGCACCTCCCTGTCTTTGTCCGTTTTGTGGACCAGTCTAACTACCAGCGGGAGAGGTTTTTTGGATTCTTGAGATTTGAAGGAGATGGGGATGCACTGGCAGAAACACTGCTGTCTGAAATGACTGACAAATGGGGCTTGGATATGGAACAATGTAGAGGTCAAGCTCATTCCTGCTCTGGGATAcattttgataaaataaaaacattttctgccaAACTTATGGAGAGGTATCCAATGGCAGTGCTTACACTGAGATCTACTCGTACACTGAATATGTCATTGGCCAATGGTATGGCTTTGTCAGGGGTTCAGCTCGTCATGTCTACCTTTAAGAAGATTGAGTCCTTCTTCAGTCAGTCTCATTTACTGCAGTTGGAGTTGGAGCAtgccattttgattttttatccagacaaagaggagaaagcCAATGAACTGAAGGAGATCTGTCATACCAGCTGGACAAGCCGGCATGATGCATTTGAGGTGGCAGTGGACATCTTAGAGGCACTACTACTCTGTGTAGACAGTGTGCATGACAACGAAGACATGAGGTGGAATGATCAAGTCACACACGATGCCTTGGAGATTTCAAAAGCACTAGCTGATTTTGAGTTCGTCATGGCGTTGGTTGTTCTGAAAAATGCAATGACACTTACTCGAGCATTTGGGAAGAATGTTCAAGGGAAAGCACCAGATGTCCATTTTGCTGCAACCAGTTTAAAAGCTGTATTGCACTCCCTGAAggaagtgtctgacaacattgaTGTGTATCATGAGTTCTGGAATGATGAAGCCGTTAACCTAGCCACTGCGATGGAGATCCCAGTTAAGGTTCCTCGGTCATTCTTGAGAAAGCATCAGTCAGAATCTGGAGCCATTCGGCCAGAGAGTTACTACAAGGACCACCTGTCTGTTCCTGTGGTGAACCACATtatcaaagaaataaatgagcTCTTCTGTGAGAACCACCTGAAGTCTCTGAGGTGTCTGTCACTGGTCCCTGCTGTCATAGAGCAGCATAAGTCTACCGAACCTGAAGAGGACAGCATACAGGTGTATAAAAATGACATCCCCAATGCAGGAACCCTCTCTGCCGAGCTGCACTGTTGGTGGGTTAAATGGAGCAAAAAGGGAAAAGGTGAGACTTTTCCCTCCAATCTCCATGAAACACTTCAGCTAGCCGATGTGAAGTTCTTCCCAAACATGCTTGCTGTCCTGAGACTGATCGGTATCCTGCCTACCTTGGCTCTGGAGGACAGCTGCAATGTGGCGTATAAGCGCTTCAAGATGTACATGGAGAACACGCCTGACAAATTCAAATCAAAGAGTCTTGCTCTTTTGAACATGAACTATGATGTTGGGTACGATCTGGATTCAATGGTTGAGGTCTACATGAACACATATCCTGAAAGGGAGGAGGTGATGTGA